One region of Bacillus zhangzhouensis genomic DNA includes:
- a CDS encoding CoA-binding protein, with protein MNNPTKEEIGCILKSSKRIAVVGLSDQPHRTSYMVSKAMQDAGYEIIPVNPTIDEALGVKAVASLKDIKDPVDIVNVFRRSEFLPEVAEEFLEIDAPVFWAQQGIYHEEAKRLIEENGKVAIMDLCIKVAHAMTKTH; from the coding sequence ATGAACAATCCTACGAAAGAAGAAATTGGCTGTATATTAAAGAGCAGTAAACGAATTGCTGTTGTTGGATTATCAGATCAGCCGCACCGGACGTCTTATATGGTGTCTAAAGCGATGCAGGATGCCGGGTATGAGATCATTCCCGTGAATCCAACGATCGATGAAGCACTCGGTGTGAAAGCAGTCGCTTCTTTAAAAGACATAAAAGATCCTGTTGATATCGTCAATGTCTTTAGACGTTCAGAGTTTTTGCCAGAGGTGGCAGAAGAGTTTCTAGAAATAGACGCACCTGTTTTTTGGGCGCAGCAAGGCATATATCACGAAGAAGCGAAAAGGCTCATTGAGGAAAATGGCAAGGTCGCCATCATGGATTTATGTATCAAGGTGGCTCATGCGATGACAAAAACTCATTAA